The following are encoded together in the Pseudoalteromonas piscicida genome:
- a CDS encoding response regulator transcription factor, with the protein MNVLLIEDSESLRRSLTLGLSKLGFTVDDTADGSSGLSMALMDHYDVIILDIMLPSLDGISVLKALRQQKNDTRVLVLSAKSQPEDRVLGLLSGADDYLAKPFSFDELHARLLTLMRRGAFKQDGDEIVHGFLTIDLQLKSALIAGQRIDLTPNEYKILECLFTNQNKIITPEKLSTYITGNFDSVSKNAIEAHLSSLRKKVKALGQCLPVKTKRGFGYYVEQLP; encoded by the coding sequence ATGAATGTGTTACTGATTGAAGATTCTGAATCATTGCGTCGCAGCTTAACCTTAGGGCTCTCAAAGCTGGGCTTTACGGTGGATGATACGGCGGATGGTTCTAGTGGTTTGAGTATGGCGCTGATGGATCATTATGACGTAATTATTTTAGATATCATGTTACCCAGTTTGGATGGCATAAGTGTACTTAAAGCCCTAAGACAGCAGAAGAATGACACTCGAGTGTTGGTGTTGTCAGCAAAGTCACAACCTGAAGACCGAGTGCTGGGTTTATTAAGTGGTGCAGACGACTATCTCGCCAAGCCCTTTTCGTTTGATGAGCTGCATGCACGGCTATTAACGCTAATGAGAAGAGGAGCATTTAAACAAGATGGTGATGAAATCGTGCATGGTTTCTTAACCATTGACTTGCAGCTAAAGTCTGCGTTAATTGCGGGGCAGCGGATAGACTTAACACCCAATGAGTATAAAATTTTGGAATGTTTGTTTACCAATCAAAATAAGATTATTACTCCGGAAAAACTGAGTACTTATATAACAGGCAATTTTGATAGTGTGTCGAAAAATGCCATCGAAGCACACCTTTCTTCGCTACGCAAAAAGGTCAAAGCATTGGGACAATGTTTGCCGGTCAAAACTAAACGCGGGTTTGGATATTATGTTGAGCAACTACCATGA
- a CDS encoding energy-coupling factor ABC transporter permease, whose protein sequence is MTFIAALGLFLLSFNRKEYQQLLQVPARQTGVLSCAVVLTLLWQIKAGILPELNIHILGITAVTLILGWRLGALSATLACLVHSYFSAFTLVEFGNFWLFTALIPVYLSYGLFALCYHHLPRHFFVYIFVCAFIFAGTVGCLKILLSAFYYYAIDAYTWYQLADNYLHFAVIMWFPEAMLNGMAITLLITYRPHWVKTFFDREYLDK, encoded by the coding sequence GTGACGTTTATCGCTGCCCTTGGGTTATTTTTACTCAGTTTTAATCGCAAAGAATATCAGCAATTACTGCAAGTGCCCGCCAGACAAACCGGCGTATTAAGTTGTGCGGTTGTCCTCACGCTACTATGGCAGATAAAAGCAGGTATTTTACCTGAATTGAATATCCATATTCTTGGAATAACAGCAGTAACGTTAATTTTGGGTTGGCGGCTAGGTGCGTTAAGTGCGACTTTAGCTTGTCTCGTCCATAGTTACTTTAGTGCTTTTACCTTGGTGGAGTTTGGTAATTTTTGGCTGTTCACCGCACTGATTCCTGTTTACTTAAGCTATGGACTTTTTGCCCTTTGCTATCACCATCTACCGCGGCACTTTTTCGTTTATATTTTTGTTTGTGCGTTTATTTTCGCAGGTACGGTGGGCTGTTTAAAGATACTCCTAAGCGCATTCTATTATTATGCAATCGATGCCTATACTTGGTATCAGTTGGCGGATAATTATCTCCATTTTGCAGTGATAATGTGGTTCCCTGAAGCCATGTTAAATGGCATGGCTATCACCTTACTCATTACATATCGCCCACATTGGGTAAAAACTTTTTTTGATAGGGAATACTTAGACAAATGA
- a CDS encoding LTA synthase family protein: MNKVQFSTPYAKPFVVFLLSVLLILTLSRLGLSAWMLERMTGSDPLTFVISGLRVDLSTTAYLAIPLLLLMVTHYFMPKPLQPLLAALVRGYIALGIVFVLLLEAATPAFILQYDIRPNRLFIEYLIYPKEVISMLWSGHLGTVIFTLLLCTLALVATLKYFPRIGSEVPSKRNMAISTFCSLICLVLLARGTLGHRPLNPATVYFSQDALVNSLTINSAYSVAFAAKNMGSEKSASALYGSLSKEKIIDTVRKASYRQDFISNILPTLAINPAYHQGQKKNLVIILEESLGARFVSSLGGANLTPELDKLYQEGWGLENLYATGTRSVRGIEAVITGFVPSPSRSVVKLSKSQQQFCTLADILAKESYTTQFIYGGESHFDNMKSFFLGNGFQRIVDFDDIENPEFVASWGASDEDLFNQADKELTQLSEEKKPFFSLIFTSSNHDPFEIPDGKVKLPTNHQSDKPARDLAIKYADYALGKFIDKAKQSRYWQDTVFLVVADHDVRVYGSEPVPIKSFHIPAVILNSDFNQKQDKRLVSQIDLPVTLLSLIGVERPTPMLGFDLTKQYPVQRAMMQYYDNFAYIEDDKAAILMPGKKVSYWRYDTATKTQKPLVNITHSADLKEKALSHVLFSNLAYLEQIYRLKD; the protein is encoded by the coding sequence ATGAACAAAGTACAATTTTCAACTCCTTATGCAAAACCTTTCGTGGTTTTTCTCCTTTCCGTGTTGCTGATTTTGACGCTTAGCCGTTTAGGACTATCGGCTTGGATGTTAGAGAGAATGACTGGTTCTGATCCTTTGACCTTTGTGATATCAGGCCTGCGAGTTGATTTGAGTACTACCGCTTATCTTGCGATACCGCTCTTGTTGTTAATGGTCACGCACTATTTTATGCCCAAACCATTGCAGCCCTTACTTGCCGCGCTAGTAAGGGGATATATTGCATTGGGTATTGTATTTGTCCTACTACTCGAAGCTGCAACTCCTGCATTTATTTTGCAATACGACATCAGACCAAACCGTTTATTTATTGAGTATCTGATTTACCCCAAAGAAGTCATTTCAATGTTGTGGAGTGGCCACTTGGGCACTGTGATATTCACTCTACTTTTATGTACTTTGGCTTTAGTTGCCACCTTGAAGTATTTTCCTCGCATTGGAAGTGAAGTACCATCAAAACGAAATATGGCTATCTCTACTTTTTGTAGCCTTATCTGTTTAGTGTTGTTGGCGCGAGGCACTCTGGGCCATAGACCGCTTAATCCTGCAACCGTCTACTTCTCACAAGATGCATTGGTTAATTCGCTGACCATCAACTCTGCTTACAGTGTTGCGTTCGCAGCAAAAAATATGGGCAGCGAAAAAAGTGCCAGTGCACTTTATGGTTCGTTATCCAAAGAAAAGATTATTGATACGGTAAGAAAAGCAAGTTACAGACAAGATTTTATCTCAAATATACTTCCTACCCTAGCCATCAATCCAGCGTACCATCAGGGTCAGAAGAAAAATTTAGTGATTATCTTAGAAGAAAGCTTAGGCGCGCGTTTTGTAAGCTCGCTAGGGGGAGCAAATCTAACCCCAGAGCTAGATAAACTGTATCAAGAAGGCTGGGGGCTGGAGAACCTATACGCAACGGGCACCCGATCGGTTCGTGGAATTGAAGCCGTTATTACCGGCTTTGTACCCTCACCGTCACGCTCCGTTGTTAAGCTTTCAAAGTCTCAGCAACAGTTTTGTACGTTAGCGGATATTTTAGCCAAAGAAAGCTATACCACACAGTTTATTTATGGTGGCGAAAGCCACTTCGATAACATGAAAAGCTTCTTCTTAGGAAACGGCTTTCAACGTATCGTTGACTTTGATGATATTGAAAACCCAGAATTTGTTGCGTCTTGGGGCGCCAGCGACGAAGATCTGTTTAATCAAGCGGATAAAGAACTAACTCAGCTCAGTGAAGAAAAAAAGCCATTTTTTAGTTTGATCTTTACATCTAGCAATCACGACCCGTTTGAAATTCCTGACGGGAAAGTAAAGCTACCAACAAATCACCAAAGTGATAAGCCCGCACGAGATCTCGCAATCAAGTACGCCGACTATGCGCTCGGGAAGTTTATTGATAAGGCCAAGCAAAGTCGTTATTGGCAGGATACTGTCTTTTTAGTCGTTGCAGATCATGATGTCAGGGTGTATGGATCCGAGCCCGTCCCTATCAAGTCTTTTCATATTCCAGCCGTTATTTTGAATTCAGACTTTAATCAAAAACAAGATAAAAGATTGGTCAGCCAAATTGATTTACCTGTCACTTTGCTTTCTTTAATAGGGGTTGAGCGCCCAACACCTATGCTTGGTTTTGACTTAACCAAACAATACCCAGTGCAAAGAGCGATGATGCAATATTACGATAATTTTGCCTACATTGAAGATGACAAAGCAGCCATTTTGATGCCTGGCAAGAAAGTGAGTTATTGGCGATATGACACGGCGACTAAGACGCAAAAACCACTGGTGAATATAACTCACTCTGCTGATTTGAAAGAAAAAGCACTATCTCATGTATTATTTAGTAACTTGGCCTACCTGGAGCAAATTTATCGATTAAAAGACTAA
- a CDS encoding DEAD/DEAH box helicase, with translation MTFSELQLHPELLSVITELGFASPTPIQEKSIPLLLSGCDLIASAQTGTGKTAAFMLPILHSMLIGSAQGGKLVRALVLTPTRELAQQVAEHTEKLVANTGLGVVCLHGGANIGPQEKRLRAGVDVVVATPGRLLDHLIKGTLTLKNIQHLVFDEADRMLDMGFMGEIKRIMRTMPLKRQTLLFSATVDDAVLSQVKPWLNDPKRVGVETQNSTASTVTQTFYSVDEDRKRELISHLIGKNNWHQVLVFTRTKNSADSYAKELNKDGLKTAAIHGDKSQGARDKALSQFKSGEIRVLVATDVAARGIDIDSLNYVFNAELPYVAEDYVHRIGRSGRAGQNGQAISLVSIDEQWLLEEIEIFLDERFAPQWLPGYEPDLTKEPKDTRRNSGKSKKQRDKKRILGTRAKRKRK, from the coding sequence ATGACATTTAGCGAGTTACAACTTCACCCAGAGCTATTAAGCGTAATTACTGAGCTTGGGTTTGCGTCACCCACACCAATTCAAGAAAAGAGTATTCCACTGCTGCTCAGTGGTTGTGATTTAATTGCAAGTGCCCAAACTGGAACCGGTAAGACTGCCGCCTTCATGCTACCGATTCTGCACTCCATGCTGATAGGCAGCGCGCAAGGTGGGAAATTGGTTAGGGCATTGGTGCTAACGCCGACTCGAGAGCTGGCACAGCAAGTTGCAGAGCATACTGAAAAGTTAGTGGCGAATACAGGCTTAGGTGTCGTGTGCTTACATGGCGGTGCAAATATTGGCCCGCAAGAAAAGCGCTTAAGAGCGGGTGTTGACGTAGTGGTTGCGACACCTGGGCGTTTACTTGACCACCTAATCAAAGGCACATTAACACTCAAGAATATTCAACACTTGGTCTTCGATGAAGCAGATCGCATGTTAGATATGGGGTTTATGGGGGAAATTAAGCGGATCATGCGTACGATGCCGCTTAAGCGTCAAACGTTGCTATTTTCAGCTACGGTTGACGATGCAGTGTTATCCCAAGTAAAACCTTGGTTGAACGACCCTAAGCGAGTAGGTGTTGAAACCCAGAACAGTACCGCAAGCACAGTTACGCAAACTTTCTATTCGGTAGACGAAGACCGTAAACGTGAACTGATCTCCCACTTGATTGGCAAAAACAATTGGCATCAGGTATTGGTTTTTACTCGGACAAAAAATAGTGCCGATAGCTATGCAAAAGAATTGAATAAGGATGGTCTTAAAACCGCGGCTATTCACGGTGATAAATCCCAAGGCGCGCGCGATAAAGCGCTGTCTCAATTCAAATCAGGTGAAATTCGCGTCTTGGTTGCAACGGATGTAGCTGCTCGTGGTATTGACATTGACTCACTAAACTATGTCTTCAATGCAGAGTTACCCTATGTTGCCGAAGACTATGTGCATCGTATCGGCCGTAGTGGTCGTGCTGGACAAAACGGCCAAGCTATCTCGCTCGTGAGTATTGATGAGCAGTGGCTGCTAGAAGAAATAGAAATTTTCCTAGATGAGCGATTTGCGCCGCAATGGCTGCCAGGCTATGAACCTGATTTAACCAAAGAGCCTAAAGACACCCGCCGCAATTCTGGTAAGTCTAAGAAACAAAGAGACAAAAAACGTATTTTAGGAACAAGAGCTAAGCGTAAAAGGAAGTAA
- a CDS encoding exonuclease III, producing MLKSLSFFGLVSLVSTTAFASQVEFTQADASPATKVCAVAAEQGFSAARKEAASLGLFISRFSPSIHCNGEDIREFAKVAKRSKKQEKKVELIAEKADTATELCLDAVRHGVNHLRLNNQQVRNLRCNDMPVKQFVREFRNAAI from the coding sequence ATGCTTAAATCTCTCTCTTTCTTTGGTCTTGTTTCTTTGGTTTCTACAACGGCTTTCGCTTCACAGGTTGAGTTTACTCAAGCTGACGCATCACCAGCGACGAAAGTATGTGCTGTTGCTGCAGAGCAAGGTTTCAGTGCAGCACGTAAAGAAGCTGCATCACTAGGCCTATTTATTTCTCGCTTCTCACCAAGCATCCACTGTAATGGTGAAGATATTCGTGAATTTGCAAAAGTTGCAAAGCGCTCGAAAAAGCAAGAAAAGAAAGTTGAGCTAATCGCTGAAAAAGCAGATACAGCAACTGAGTTATGCTTAGATGCAGTACGTCACGGCGTTAATCACCTACGTTTGAATAACCAACAGGTTCGCAACTTACGTTGTAACGATATGCCTGTTAAGCAATTTGTAAGAGAATTCAGAAACGCAGCAATCTAA
- a CDS encoding diacylglycerol kinase encodes MHFDNTNKPTGAKRLLLALGHSFRAFNWLTKNESAFRQELILLLVTIILLFTLELSLYERVMLFCATLFVMFAEIVNTAIEATIDRVGLEIHPLSGLAKDLGSAGVLIAIIVFICIWGSCLYQNI; translated from the coding sequence ATGCATTTTGATAACACCAATAAGCCAACGGGAGCAAAGCGACTATTGCTGGCGCTTGGACACTCATTTAGAGCGTTCAATTGGCTCACAAAAAATGAATCCGCCTTTCGGCAAGAGCTTATTCTGCTGCTGGTAACCATCATTTTGCTGTTTACACTTGAACTTTCACTCTATGAGCGAGTCATGTTGTTTTGTGCAACGCTGTTTGTGATGTTTGCAGAGATAGTGAATACCGCGATTGAAGCAACGATTGACAGAGTGGGCTTAGAGATCCATCCACTGTCGGGACTTGCCAAGGATTTGGGCTCTGCTGGTGTATTGATCGCGATTATCGTTTTTATCTGTATCTGGGGTAGCTGTTTATATCAAAACATCTAG
- the rlmA gene encoding 23S rRNA (guanine(745)-N(1))-methyltransferase → MISHYRCPLCKLPLYQGGASYSCNNNHQFDIAKEGYVNLLPVQNKKSKQPGDNQEMVSARRAFFETDHYHFLRDRLAQIVAEKAPSSLLDLGCGEGFYTREIANHCENAKVYGVDIAKPAIRYAAKRYPQVEFSVASIKDAPFDNEFADVIVSIFAPVFAEELARLCKPSGSLFVVSPGEHHLFELKSLIYDNVKLHKAPETPQGFELGARTKLQQTHRMEFECVEHLIMMTPFAWKFKQQHMDRLQKMDHIEITLSFLINEYQRK, encoded by the coding sequence ATGATCTCCCACTACCGCTGTCCACTATGTAAACTGCCTTTATATCAGGGTGGAGCAAGCTACAGTTGTAATAATAATCATCAATTTGATATCGCCAAAGAAGGCTATGTCAACTTACTACCCGTGCAAAATAAAAAATCGAAACAACCTGGCGACAACCAAGAAATGGTTTCGGCGCGTCGGGCATTTTTCGAAACCGATCATTATCATTTTCTACGTGACAGGCTTGCACAAATCGTCGCTGAAAAAGCGCCTTCCTCGCTGCTGGACTTAGGATGTGGTGAGGGCTTTTATACTCGTGAAATCGCAAACCACTGCGAGAATGCCAAAGTCTACGGGGTCGATATCGCGAAACCTGCAATCCGCTATGCCGCTAAACGCTATCCTCAAGTCGAATTTAGCGTAGCCTCCATCAAAGACGCCCCTTTTGACAACGAATTTGCAGATGTGATTGTGAGTATTTTCGCACCGGTTTTCGCCGAGGAGCTCGCCCGCTTGTGCAAGCCATCCGGCAGCTTGTTTGTAGTCTCACCTGGCGAACATCATCTATTCGAACTCAAGTCCCTAATTTATGACAATGTAAAGCTACACAAGGCACCTGAGACACCACAAGGGTTTGAATTGGGTGCACGGACTAAATTACAACAAACACACAGAATGGAGTTTGAGTGCGTTGAACACTTGATTATGATGACACCATTTGCATGGAAATTTAAGCAACAGCATATGGACAGATTACAAAAGATGGATCATATCGAAATCACGCTCTCGTTTTTGATAAACGAATATCAGCGTAAGTAG
- the yfbV gene encoding terminus macrodomain insulation protein YfbV, which produces MQKSLISQVQLGRQYSKEWPMRKELAPLFPEFRVIKATELALNTMPMLAVFTLFLQTSQLGFQYLPQAIAIALFFLSLPVQGLLWLGKRAETPLNPALYSWYTELHQKMVANGYDSPLSSRKPRYRDLARLLKDMFDKMDKAFTQENL; this is translated from the coding sequence ATGCAAAAAAGTCTTATTTCGCAAGTGCAACTTGGACGTCAATACTCGAAAGAGTGGCCTATGCGCAAGGAATTAGCACCACTGTTCCCCGAATTTAGGGTGATAAAGGCGACAGAACTTGCTTTGAATACGATGCCTATGCTGGCGGTGTTTACCTTGTTTTTGCAGACCAGCCAATTGGGTTTCCAATATCTACCGCAAGCCATCGCGATTGCACTGTTTTTTTTATCGCTGCCTGTCCAAGGGTTATTGTGGCTTGGTAAAAGAGCTGAAACGCCGTTAAATCCGGCTTTGTATTCTTGGTATACAGAACTGCATCAAAAGATGGTTGCTAATGGCTACGATTCGCCCCTGTCTTCAAGAAAGCCTAGATACAGAGATTTGGCGCGATTGCTTAAAGATATGTTCGATAAAATGGACAAAGCGTTTACGCAAGAAAATCTGTAG
- a CDS encoding phosphoethanolamine transferase — MFKFLKHISPSGYTSLMVLATLYCTIAFNSLFFIKVFNVSTIQNWSDWLFLVSVPILLFFITLLLFSWFSLITFVRPFLFITIVLSSVLLYASINYGVIFDKSMMQNIIETDTGEAFSYLNINITIFVLTFGFIPAYLFTKNKIKQTLKQRIKSFLSINFISITFISLISFTFYQNYASVGRNNKEVASYITPFSFYIAGYKYLRDNYFYPPLPFRLLDKTPVLFPKSGTNITVIVVGETARASNFSHGGYEIDTNEYTKKDGVKYFSKMSSCGTATAISVPCMFSRLDRAQYNSRLAQSQDNVLDVIHRAGAEVFWIDNNSSCKGVCSRIENYQIDTNSDNPLCDGKYCFDEVLIPSLMTTISKAKTNNIVVVLHMIGSHGPTYYRRYPKTQQKFIPDCQRSDIQNCTPKELLNTYDNTVAYTDLVLHKIIAQLSSLDAETVNMLYVSDHGESLGEAGLYLHGFPYRLAPKEQTQIPMIYWSNRLTNKNYSGCIDAVKQQPLSHDNIYDTLLGLTQVNSKTYHSKNDIFAACRTQLLANNGEINAF, encoded by the coding sequence ATGTTTAAATTTTTAAAACATATCTCCCCATCAGGCTATACTAGCCTGATGGTTCTCGCCACACTATATTGCACCATTGCTTTTAATAGTCTCTTTTTTATCAAAGTATTTAATGTTTCTACAATACAGAACTGGTCTGATTGGCTATTTTTAGTGTCTGTCCCTATCTTGCTGTTTTTCATCACACTGTTACTATTTAGTTGGTTCTCTTTAATCACCTTTGTACGGCCTTTTTTATTCATTACAATTGTACTATCTAGTGTGCTGCTGTACGCATCAATAAACTATGGTGTCATATTTGATAAAAGCATGATGCAAAACATTATCGAAACAGACACCGGAGAAGCATTTTCTTATCTAAATATAAACATAACAATTTTTGTTCTAACTTTCGGATTTATACCTGCTTACTTATTTACAAAAAACAAAATCAAACAAACTCTTAAGCAAAGAATAAAAAGCTTCCTTTCGATTAATTTCATTTCAATTACATTTATATCATTAATATCTTTTACATTTTATCAAAACTATGCATCCGTTGGCAGAAACAATAAGGAAGTCGCAAGCTATATCACACCGTTTTCATTTTATATTGCAGGATATAAATACTTGAGAGATAACTATTTTTATCCTCCGTTACCATTTCGATTACTAGATAAAACGCCTGTTTTGTTTCCAAAATCAGGAACTAACATTACTGTTATCGTTGTTGGCGAAACCGCACGAGCGAGTAACTTTTCACATGGAGGCTATGAAATCGATACTAATGAATACACCAAAAAAGACGGCGTAAAATATTTCAGTAAAATGTCATCTTGTGGCACAGCGACAGCAATTTCAGTACCCTGTATGTTTTCAAGACTTGATAGAGCACAATACAATAGCCGTTTGGCTCAGAGCCAAGATAATGTACTTGATGTGATCCACAGAGCCGGCGCCGAAGTGTTTTGGATAGACAATAATAGTAGTTGTAAAGGTGTATGTAGTCGGATCGAGAATTACCAGATTGATACCAACAGTGATAACCCGCTGTGTGACGGTAAATATTGCTTTGACGAGGTGCTTATCCCATCACTCATGACTACAATAAGCAAAGCGAAAACAAACAATATCGTTGTTGTCTTACACATGATTGGCTCTCATGGACCAACTTATTATCGTCGCTACCCCAAAACACAGCAAAAATTTATCCCTGATTGCCAACGCAGCGATATCCAAAATTGTACTCCAAAAGAGTTACTTAACACTTATGACAATACCGTCGCCTATACAGATTTAGTGTTACACAAGATCATTGCACAACTGTCTTCGCTAGACGCAGAAACAGTCAACATGCTGTATGTTTCCGACCATGGCGAATCGCTTGGTGAAGCCGGATTATATTTACATGGCTTTCCATATCGTCTAGCACCTAAAGAGCAAACTCAGATCCCGATGATCTACTGGAGTAATCGCCTAACCAATAAAAACTATAGTGGTTGCATTGACGCTGTAAAACAGCAACCCCTTTCCCATGACAATATTTACGATACGTTACTTGGCTTAACGCAAGTTAATTCGAAAACCTATCATTCAAAAAATGACATATTCGCCGCCTGTCGAACTCAACTACTCGCAAATAATGGAGAAATTAATGCATTTTGA
- a CDS encoding acetate kinase has translation MSSQHVLVLNCGSSSLKFAIIDNATGEEILSGLAERLAEQSPQIKYKFQGNKEIVPLNSGDAHQVAITTLVKLIKDLALDANLVAVGHRVVHGGERFTQSVIIDDSVIAAIQETASLAPLHNPANLLGIRAAQAAFAHLPQIAVFDTAFHQSMDQTAYLYALPYSLYREHGVRRYGFHGTSHAYVSAQAIEILGLKDKPSRIITAHLGNGCSVTAIKDGKSVDTSMGLTPLEGLVMGTRSGDIDPGLFSFLVNHLNYSTQQIDTLLNKQSGLLGISELSNDCRTIEEAAQENHPQATLALDIFCYRLAKQIASFLVPLSGLDALVFTGGIGENSDVIREKVVNQLSFLGMHINKESNLSARFGNQGVITDESHSPVAMVIPTNEEWVIANDAATLAKGVS, from the coding sequence ATGTCATCTCAGCATGTTTTGGTTCTTAATTGTGGAAGCTCCAGTCTTAAGTTTGCAATCATCGATAACGCAACAGGAGAGGAGATATTATCAGGTCTGGCTGAACGCCTAGCTGAACAATCCCCACAAATTAAATATAAGTTCCAAGGCAACAAGGAAATCGTGCCCCTCAATAGTGGTGATGCGCACCAAGTTGCGATCACAACGCTTGTAAAACTCATCAAAGATCTCGCGCTAGATGCGAATCTCGTCGCTGTCGGCCATCGCGTTGTACACGGTGGTGAGCGCTTTACACAATCTGTCATTATCGATGACTCCGTTATAGCTGCTATCCAAGAAACGGCTAGTTTGGCGCCTTTACATAATCCAGCTAACCTACTTGGGATCCGCGCAGCCCAAGCCGCATTTGCGCATTTACCGCAAATTGCTGTCTTTGATACGGCTTTCCATCAAAGTATGGATCAAACAGCGTATCTTTATGCCCTACCTTATTCACTCTATCGTGAACATGGTGTTAGACGTTACGGTTTCCACGGCACCAGCCATGCTTATGTATCGGCGCAAGCCATAGAGATTTTAGGCTTAAAAGATAAGCCATCCCGTATTATCACCGCACACCTAGGCAATGGCTGTTCCGTTACTGCAATTAAAGATGGGAAATCAGTGGACACCAGCATGGGCTTGACACCATTAGAGGGGCTAGTGATGGGTACCCGAAGCGGTGATATTGATCCGGGCTTATTCTCGTTTTTAGTTAACCACCTTAACTATTCAACACAGCAAATTGATACCTTGTTGAATAAACAAAGTGGCCTTTTAGGTATTAGTGAGCTTTCTAACGATTGCCGTACAATCGAAGAAGCCGCGCAGGAAAACCACCCTCAAGCAACGTTGGCGCTTGATATTTTCTGTTATCGTTTAGCCAAACAAATTGCTAGCTTCTTGGTACCGCTAAGCGGTTTAGATGCACTTGTATTTACTGGCGGAATTGGCGAAAACTCTGACGTTATCCGTGAAAAAGTAGTCAATCAACTTAGCTTCCTTGGTATGCACATCAATAAAGAGAGTAACCTCAGTGCGCGCTTTGGTAACCAAGGTGTGATCACTGATGAGTCTCACTCTCCTGTCGCTATGGTCATCCCAACCAATGAAGAATGGGTGATTGCCAACGATGCTGCAACGCTTGCCAAAGGAGTGTCATGA